The Winogradskyella schleiferi genome contains the following window.
TATTGACGCACGAAGAGGAATGGTTTAGAAACTTTGTAAAACCACTTGCAAAAAGAAAAAACTGGTTGGTCAACGAAATAAAATGGACTGAAGATAAAGGGACTCACTTTGAAGAGTCGAAAGGGGATTTGAAAGCTAGAATCGAAGCCAAGTTGGCAGCATCTGATATAGATAGTCTTGGAAACCCAATAAGACAATACTTGGAATCTTCATTAAAAGAAATATGTATAAATCTTGATGTTAAGGTTAGTTATAGACCCAATGAGGTAAATGAAAAAAGAATGCCCGACGAATTAATTAATGAACTCAAGTCTAGGGCAAAGGCAAAAAAAAGTGCTGGTTTAATAGATCAATTTCCAATTATTGAGAGAGTTGCTAGCTCATCCATTTTAGGGAATTTGCTTTCTCACGATAACCCATTCAATCCCAAGTTAGGAGATTTAAAAGCGTTTTGGTCTGATGTACAAGAAATGGAAAGATTATTTTATTGTCAAGAAGAAGATTGTACCAAACGGGCAGTTTCTTTTAGGAATCTAGATACAGTAACTAAGGAAATTAGATGTGGAGGATGCGGTAGGACTAAATATGATTGGAAATAATTTATGAAATTAATAGATAACGTAAACTATCGTCTAGGGGAAGACTTGAAGCAAGAAATAAGAAAGGGAAGTAAATTAAGTATTGCTGCAAGCTCCTTTTCCATCTATGCTTATGAAGCTCTAAAAAAAGAATTAGGTCGTATTGATGAAATGCGTTTCATTTTTAGCACTCCTACTTTTATAGAAGAAAAATTCAAGAAACACGCTCGTCAGTTCTATATTCCTCATATTTTTCAAGAGGCAGATTTATGTGGTGGAGATTTTGAGCTTCGATTAAAAAGTGAACTGAATCAGAGAGCTATTGCACGAGAATGTTCTAAGTGGGTAAAAGATAAAGTGACATTCAAATCTAACATAGATAGCGGTAACGCTATTAATGGAATGATACATTTAGATAATGGAGCTTCAGATGGCGCAGCATACTCTGGGCTAAGCAGCTTTACTTCGTCCGACTTAGGAATTACACATAAAAAAGGATTTCCTACCCTTATTCAAAAATCTGAATTCCCTCAAAGTAGTGCATATCTGGAATACTTTAATCAGATATGGGAAAACGAAGAGGACTTAAAAGATGTAACCTCTCAGGTACAAGAATATTTTGAAAACGCTTTTAAAGAAAATAGTCCAGAGTTCATCTACTTCATAACACTCTATAATATTTTCAATGATTTCCTTGATGATATTTCAATGGACAACCTACCTAATGACCAGATTGGATTTAAGCATTCTGTCATTTGGAGTAAACTGTATAATTTTCAGAAAGATGCAGTCATTGGAGCAATTAATAAACTTGAAAAATACAAAGGATGTATTCTCGCAGATAGTGTAGGATTAGGTAAAACCTTTTCAGCACTTGGCGTTATCAAGTATTATGAAATGCGAAATAAGGATGTACTGGTTCTATGTCCTAAGAAACTAGAAGCCAACTGGAATACTTTTAGACATAACGATAAAAACAATATTCTATCAGCAGACCGTTTTGGATATGATGTACTCTTTCATACTGACTTGTCGCGCGATCGAGGAATGAGTAATGGACGTAATCTAGAAAGTGTTAATTGGGGTAATTATGGGCTTATTGTTATAGATGAGTCACATAATTTTAGAAATAACAATACTGTAGTTGGAAAAGAGAACAGATATCAAAAACTATTACGAAAAGTAATTCAAGAAGGCATTGAGACCAAAGTAATGATGCTTTCTGCAACGCCAGTGAATAATAGATTTAACGATTTAAGAAACCAGCTAGCGCTGGCTTATGAAGGAGAGGCTTCCCAAATTGATGATAAGCTGAATACAGACAAAGGAATTGATATTATTTTCAGAAGAGCACAACAAGCTTTCAATGTATGGTCTAAATACAGTACAGAAGAAAGAACAACTGAGAAGCTATTAGGTATGCTGGATTTTGATTTCTTTGAAATTCTAGATTCATTAACAATAGCAAGATCTCGTAAGCATATAACAACATATTATGACACTACTGATATTGGAGAGTTCCCGAAGAGAGATAAGCCAATATCTATTCAAAGTCCACTTACGGATGACGGATCTGTCACATACACTGAAATTGCCGAAAAGCTCACACTTTTAAACCTGTCTATCTATTCGCCTTTAAACTACATACTGCCAAGCAAGCTTCAATTTTATGCTGACCTTTATGATAAGACAGTAAAAGGCGGACGACTCACACAAATGGATCGCGAAAAGAGTTTGCAAATTTTAATGCGCATCAATTTATTGAAGCGTTTAGAAAGCTCTGTTGATTCTTTTAGAATTACTCTGGATGGTGTTATAAAGCAAATTAAAAAAGCACTCAAGGCTATAGAAAACGGAAAAGATGAGGCATATTCTGGTATTCAGGCTAAAATTGAAAATGAGGAGTTTGATTGGGAAGCAAACTGGGGAGATGAAGAAAGTGTTATCGGTAAAAAGATTAAAGTTCACGTTGCAGATATTGACACAGCAAGATGGAGTGAAGATTTAAGTGAGGATTTATTTATTCTGGAAAGTCTGCACACTTCGGTTTCTGAGTTAAAGGGCAAAAAAGATTTAAAACTTCAATCGCTTAGAAAAAGGATAGAAGAAAAAATAGAGAACCCTAAAAATGAAAATAATAAAAAGGTAATTATTTTTACTGCCTTCGCAGATACCGCAAACTATCTCTACACGCATTTAGGAAAACATCTCAAAAAATCTTTTGGTTTAAACACGGCTCTTATAACTGGTTCTAAACGCATGTCAACTACTAAAGATATACCTAACCAGTTGAACACGATGTTAAGTTGCTTTTCTCCTATTTCTAAAGACAAAGAACAACTATATCCGTCTATAAAAGATTCTATAGATATCTTAATTGCTACAGATTGTATTTCCGAAGGTCAGAACTTACAGGATTGTGATTACTTAGTAAATTATGACATCCATTGGAATCCTGTTAGAATTATACAGCGATTTGGTAGAATCGACAGGATAGGTTCAAAAAATGATAGTATTACAATGGTTAATTTCTGGCCAGACGTAACGCTAGATTCCTATATCAATTTAAAACAGCGTGTAGAAAACAAGATGCTCATCAGTAATATGGCGAGCACAGGAGATGACAACATATTAAACGTAGATGAAAAGGATTTAGAGTATAGAAAAATTCAGCTCGAAAAACTTAAAGAAGAAGTTATAGATCTTGAAGATTTGAGAGAAGGCGTAAGTATCACAGATTTAGGTCTAAATGACTTTAGAGTTGATTTGTCAAATCTAATCAAGCGATATGGTCAGTTGAAAAATGTTCCAGAAGGTTTACACGCAGTTGTTGAGTCTAGTCAAAATTTGGAGCCTGGTGTAATTTTCGTTCTTAAGAACATTAATACAAGTGTTAATATTGATAAGCTCAACAGGCTGCATCCTTTTTATCTTGTTTATATGACCGAAAACAACGAGGTTTTATTAGGCCATATTGAGTCAAAAAAGATATTAGATGCAATGCGTATGCTTTCCAAAGGTAAAGAAGAACCTCTTTTAGACTTATGTAAAAAACTATCACTGGAGACCAATGATTATTCTAAAATGGATGATTATTCTCTGCTTTTAAAAGATAGCATTGCAAGCATATTAAAAACCGAAAAAGAAAAAGATGTACAAAGTTTATTTAGGTCAGGCGGAACAACTGCTCTAAAGGATAAAATCAAAGGAATTGAAGATTTTAGTTTAGTTTCATTTTTAATTATCAAATAGTTGGAAATATATAAATTACCTCAGTCTACTCTAGTAAACAGGAATATTCCTAAAAATTCTTTTGATGAATATGCAAATTCAAGGCAGAAGAAAGACTTTACTAACTATGTTTCCAAGATCACTTGGAAACACAAAATTTCTCAAGAAACAGTAAATCTATCTGGAGATGATATTAAAGAAATTCAGTTGTTTGAAATTATTTTAAAAGAAAAACAACCCATTAATAACTTGTTAGATTTGATAGATAAGTCTATTCCTTATCACATAATTTTTATTCTCAATTTTGAAGAAGAAGTTCTAATTCGTTCAGCAAAAAAACATCCACATCCTATCAACCCAGATAATTCAGTAATAGATTGGGTTTTCTATTCACACTGGATAAATAAAGAAAAGTGTATATTTTCTCTTCAATTAAAAGGGTGTATTGACGCTACGTATCAAGACTTTTGTTCCTTAATTAGCGGTAATGAAAAAAGATTTGCTTCTATTACTGAAATGATTGAATATCAAAGCAAGATAAAAGAATTAACCACTTCAATAGAAAAACTAGAATCACAAATAAAAAAGAGTAAGCAATTCAATAAAAAAATAGAGATGAATATGGAATTGAATGATTACAAGAATCAATTAAACAAATTAATCTCGTCAACCTGAGTTGTTATTATAACGAATCTTCTAATTCGATGAAGTTTCAAGAAAAAATAAAAATTTTAATATTCAAAACAACAAGATATCGCTACCCTGCGTGTTTATGTAAATTTCCTAAAAATGCTCAAATGATGGATATATGTGAGCGGTGTAAAAAAATAATCTAGCCTATGAATGAGAATTTAATCGATGCAGTTGTAGAT
Protein-coding sequences here:
- a CDS encoding helicase-related protein gives rise to the protein MKLIDNVNYRLGEDLKQEIRKGSKLSIAASSFSIYAYEALKKELGRIDEMRFIFSTPTFIEEKFKKHARQFYIPHIFQEADLCGGDFELRLKSELNQRAIARECSKWVKDKVTFKSNIDSGNAINGMIHLDNGASDGAAYSGLSSFTSSDLGITHKKGFPTLIQKSEFPQSSAYLEYFNQIWENEEDLKDVTSQVQEYFENAFKENSPEFIYFITLYNIFNDFLDDISMDNLPNDQIGFKHSVIWSKLYNFQKDAVIGAINKLEKYKGCILADSVGLGKTFSALGVIKYYEMRNKDVLVLCPKKLEANWNTFRHNDKNNILSADRFGYDVLFHTDLSRDRGMSNGRNLESVNWGNYGLIVIDESHNFRNNNTVVGKENRYQKLLRKVIQEGIETKVMMLSATPVNNRFNDLRNQLALAYEGEASQIDDKLNTDKGIDIIFRRAQQAFNVWSKYSTEERTTEKLLGMLDFDFFEILDSLTIARSRKHITTYYDTTDIGEFPKRDKPISIQSPLTDDGSVTYTEIAEKLTLLNLSIYSPLNYILPSKLQFYADLYDKTVKGGRLTQMDREKSLQILMRINLLKRLESSVDSFRITLDGVIKQIKKALKAIENGKDEAYSGIQAKIENEEFDWEANWGDEESVIGKKIKVHVADIDTARWSEDLSEDLFILESLHTSVSELKGKKDLKLQSLRKRIEEKIENPKNENNKKVIIFTAFADTANYLYTHLGKHLKKSFGLNTALITGSKRMSTTKDIPNQLNTMLSCFSPISKDKEQLYPSIKDSIDILIATDCISEGQNLQDCDYLVNYDIHWNPVRIIQRFGRIDRIGSKNDSITMVNFWPDVTLDSYINLKQRVENKMLISNMASTGDDNILNVDEKDLEYRKIQLEKLKEEVIDLEDLREGVSITDLGLNDFRVDLSNLIKRYGQLKNVPEGLHAVVESSQNLEPGVIFVLKNINTSVNIDKLNRLHPFYLVYMTENNEVLLGHIESKKILDAMRMLSKGKEEPLLDLCKKLSLETNDYSKMDDYSLLLKDSIASILKTEKEKDVQSLFRSGGTTALKDKIKGIEDFSLVSFLIIK
- a CDS encoding DUF4391 domain-containing protein, which translates into the protein MEIYKLPQSTLVNRNIPKNSFDEYANSRQKKDFTNYVSKITWKHKISQETVNLSGDDIKEIQLFEIILKEKQPINNLLDLIDKSIPYHIIFILNFEEEVLIRSAKKHPHPINPDNSVIDWVFYSHWINKEKCIFSLQLKGCIDATYQDFCSLISGNEKRFASITEMIEYQSKIKELTTSIEKLESQIKKSKQFNKKIEMNMELNDYKNQLNKLISST